A window from Podospora bellae-mahoneyi strain CBS 112042 chromosome 1 map unlocalized CBS112042p_1, whole genome shotgun sequence encodes these proteins:
- a CDS encoding uncharacterized protein (EggNog:ENOG503NX8A; COG:S), with the protein MARLERAKKPSIGVFTRWDLRSCFSMICFEGRYLYGLILGFFFSHAWVRVGFDMVLGQQARRVLRVWCLAFSRVTVSEVSYRIAGTEVSKSAKHYDILNYFLKVLMSILEPKWSHVGSLGHQPSRYQSGALALWNFLGSQAKVHEASQSHKPFFSSTSSTPDTISSELFSAVPSITLSSPTFHHKPPLSKSGFGRANNFTTMGKRTKQYKKLMRSFQMLGFREPYQLLMTSDIVLDTMKLDLMTLFEKALSTKSLKPMITQCCIRAMYARNKEPGVAAAIERAKTFERRRCGHLMDEDPLTERECVMAVVDPKRRNENKFRYVVATQDEMLREKLRAVVPTPLMYVKRSVLILEPMAEASLKVRERDEKAKFMSGITRGTHKRKREDDEDQSGSDEEDDEVKGKSSTQGEDDKPKKKKKNYGKKGPNPLAVKKAKKVTDGQKVQRPGKEETEAPAAEVAGEHKAKRKRRKKAMTGEGASDKEISAAVDAAIAGGDMQD; encoded by the exons ATGGCACGACTTGAACGGGCAAAGAAACCAAGTATTGGGGTTTTCACGAGATGGGATTTGAGATCTTGCTTTTCCATGATCTGCTTTGAAGGGAGATATCTATACGGCTTGATACTCgggttctttttttcacATGCATGGGTTAGGGTAGGATTCGATATGGTGCTAGGTCAGCAAGCAAGGcgggtgttgagggtttgGTGTTTGGCGTTTTCTCGAGTTACAGTATCTGAAGTATCCTATAGAATAGCAGGCACTGAAGTATCTAAATCCGCCAAACATTATGATATTCTCAATTACTTCCTCAAAGTGTTGATGTCCATCTTAGAGCCAAAGTGGAGCCATgttgggagcttgggccaccaGCCGTCAAGGTATCAAAGTGGGGCTCTTGCCTTGTGGAATTTTTTAGGGAGCCAAGCAAAAGTTCATGAAGCTTCTCAATCTCATAAACCTTTCTtttcatcaacctcatcaacgccTGACACAATATCCAGCGAACTTTTTTCTGCTGTTCCGTCAATCACACTTAGTTCACCAACCTTTcaccacaaaccaccacttAGCAAATCCGGATTCGGACGGGCAAACAATTTCACCACCATGGGCAAACGCACCAAGCAATACAAGAAGCTGATGCGGTCCTTCCAGATGCTCGGCTTCCGCGAGCCCTACCAACTCCTCATGACGTCCGACATTGTGCTCGACACGATGAAACTGGACCTGATGACCTTGTTCGAAAAGGCGCTGTCGACCAAGAGCCTCAAGCCGATGATCACGCAGTGCTGCATCCGGGCCATGTACGCGCGGAACAAGGAGCcgggggtggcggcggctATTGAGCGGGCAAAGACttttgagaggaggaggtgcggGCATCTGATGGACGAGGACCCGCTGACGGAGAGGGAGTgtgtgatggcggtggtggacccgaagaggaggaacgAGAACAAGTTTCGGTATGTGGTTGCGACGCAGGACGAGATGCTGAGGGAGAAGCTGAGGGCTGTGGTGCCGACGCCGTTGATGTATGTCAAGAGGAGTGTGTTGATTTTGGAGCCGATGGCGGAGGCGAGTTTGAAGGTTAGGGAGCGGGACGAGAAGGCCAA GTTTATGAGCGGTATTACGAGAGGGACGCAtaagaggaagagagaggatgatgaggatcaGTCtgggagtgatgaggaggatgacgaggtaAAGGGCAAGAGTTCGACACAGGGTGAGGACGAcaagccgaagaagaagaagaagaactaCGGCAAGAAGGGACCGAACCCATTAGCGGTcaaaaaggcaaagaaggtCACGGATGGGCAGAAGGTGCAAAGGCCTGGGAAAGAAGAGACAGAAGCGCCAGCTGCGGAGGTAGCGGGCGAGCACAAGGccaagaggaaaagaaggaaaaaggCTATGACTGGTGAGGGCGCTAGTGATAAGGAGATCTCGGCTGCGGTTGATGCTGCGATCGCGGGTGGGGATATGCAGGACTGA